The proteins below come from a single Oerskovia jenensis genomic window:
- a CDS encoding DEAD/DEAH box helicase → MPRRAPHPTTGSPSDGDAPSRIDALLDAWTAGDGAPADVFWGAVCAEALGHVAAGRLVPVVDPGRTGWRVGPLDGAALDRVDALADAMPDGTDDGARPAPATRTDRVRAAMDTVATVWVRRSAAIAGAPEGPARLLVEAGASDAPTEDPDRDDLAAWAHDVAALLDPRVTVSLRLEPLPGSVDGDRSPVEGARRPAEGDADLPDVDAPTDDDLASRDWLATVVVRGRDGARTADELWASARTDPGAREAIGDVLVRLRAGAHAWPALDGLLDQPVPGALVLAPADVRELLAEGAAALGASGIEVEWPASLAGQVRSVAVFSPTEAPAGPAGALPALLRLGAHGGASASSGSLSSPMTLTHDLTLDGVRLTAAEREHLARVHAEGRSAVVRLRGRWVLADPAATQAATRRTSQPVSAFDAVAAALTGVVRAGDQDLVVTPTPWLDRLRAELEDPAPARDVVVPDGLDASLRDYQLDGLRWLARLTGLGLGACLADDMGLGKTITLIALHLHRSRPDGAGRPSAVGADTGPTLVVCPASLLGNWEQEIRRFAPGVAVRRFHGASRDLRGVDDGFVLTTYGTVLSDSSRSAPVLGAHRWGLVVADEAQHVKNPGSGTAKALRTIPAEARVALSGTPVENNLTELWAVMDWLNPGLLGTRGQFRRRWADPIEGTRDPVLAERLSRLVRPFLLRRRKSDPGIAPELPPKTVTDQVVPLTAEQVGLYEDAVRSALEDIDRAEGMGRRAMIGGLLTHLKQICNHPAQYLHEEDPRLAGRSGKLDAFTELVTTVRAEEGAILVFTQYVAMARLLESYLARRGVPTMLLHGGTPVAQREQMVARFQATEAMPPVFLLSLKAAGTGLNLTRADHVIHFDRWWNPAVEEQATDRAYRIGQTRPVQVHRLTSEGTIEEHIARMIESKRELADAVLGAGGVEGAISELSTTELAELVSLRSADGDVLTEGEGRSTGGDERGRP, encoded by the coding sequence GTGCCGCGACGAGCGCCACACCCGACCACCGGCTCCCCGTCGGACGGCGACGCCCCGTCACGGATCGACGCGCTGCTCGACGCCTGGACGGCGGGCGACGGCGCCCCCGCCGACGTGTTCTGGGGCGCGGTGTGCGCCGAGGCGCTCGGGCACGTCGCGGCCGGTCGCCTCGTGCCCGTGGTCGACCCGGGCCGCACGGGCTGGCGGGTCGGCCCGCTCGACGGCGCCGCCCTCGACCGCGTGGACGCCCTCGCCGACGCGATGCCCGACGGGACCGACGACGGGGCGAGGCCCGCACCGGCGACGCGCACCGACAGGGTGCGGGCGGCCATGGACACGGTCGCGACCGTCTGGGTCCGGCGCTCCGCGGCGATCGCGGGTGCGCCCGAGGGCCCCGCACGGCTGCTGGTCGAAGCAGGCGCCTCCGACGCACCGACCGAGGACCCGGACCGCGACGACCTCGCCGCCTGGGCCCACGACGTCGCCGCGCTGCTCGACCCGCGCGTCACGGTGAGCCTGCGGCTCGAACCCCTGCCGGGCTCCGTCGACGGTGACCGGTCCCCGGTCGAGGGAGCCCGCCGTCCCGCCGAGGGCGACGCAGACCTCCCCGACGTAGACGCTCCCACCGACGACGACCTCGCGAGCCGCGACTGGCTCGCGACGGTGGTCGTGCGCGGCCGGGACGGCGCGCGGACCGCCGACGAGCTGTGGGCCTCCGCCCGCACCGACCCGGGCGCGCGCGAGGCGATCGGGGACGTCCTGGTGCGGCTGCGCGCGGGGGCCCACGCGTGGCCCGCGCTCGACGGTCTGCTCGACCAACCGGTCCCCGGTGCCCTCGTCCTCGCCCCGGCCGACGTGCGCGAGCTCCTCGCCGAAGGGGCTGCGGCGCTCGGCGCGAGCGGGATCGAGGTCGAGTGGCCCGCGAGCCTCGCCGGCCAGGTCCGGTCCGTCGCGGTCTTCTCGCCGACCGAGGCCCCGGCCGGTCCCGCCGGAGCGCTCCCCGCGCTGCTGCGGCTCGGCGCGCACGGGGGCGCCTCCGCCTCGTCCGGCTCCCTGTCGAGCCCCATGACGCTCACGCACGACCTGACGCTCGACGGGGTCCGCCTCACCGCGGCCGAGCGTGAGCACCTCGCGCGCGTCCATGCCGAGGGGCGCTCCGCCGTCGTGCGGCTGCGGGGGCGGTGGGTGCTCGCCGATCCTGCTGCGACGCAGGCCGCGACGCGACGGACGTCCCAGCCCGTCTCGGCGTTCGACGCCGTCGCGGCCGCCCTCACGGGCGTGGTCCGTGCGGGCGACCAGGACCTGGTCGTGACGCCGACGCCGTGGCTCGACCGGCTCCGCGCCGAGCTCGAGGACCCCGCCCCGGCGCGCGACGTCGTCGTGCCGGACGGGCTCGACGCCTCGCTGCGCGACTACCAGCTCGACGGCCTGCGCTGGCTCGCGCGGCTGACCGGGCTGGGGCTCGGCGCGTGCCTCGCGGACGACATGGGCCTCGGCAAGACGATCACGCTCATCGCGCTGCACCTGCACCGCTCCCGGCCCGACGGCGCCGGCCGACCGTCGGCGGTCGGCGCCGACACCGGGCCCACCCTGGTCGTGTGCCCGGCCTCGCTCCTGGGCAACTGGGAGCAGGAGATCCGCCGGTTCGCGCCGGGGGTCGCGGTGCGCCGCTTCCACGGTGCGTCGCGCGACCTGCGCGGGGTCGACGACGGGTTCGTGCTGACGACGTACGGGACGGTCCTGTCGGACTCCTCGCGGAGTGCCCCCGTGCTCGGTGCGCACCGCTGGGGCCTGGTCGTCGCGGACGAGGCACAGCACGTCAAGAACCCGGGGTCGGGCACCGCGAAGGCGCTGCGGACGATCCCCGCCGAGGCGCGCGTGGCGCTGTCCGGGACGCCCGTGGAGAACAACCTCACCGAGCTGTGGGCCGTCATGGACTGGCTCAACCCGGGCCTGCTGGGCACGCGCGGGCAGTTCCGGCGCCGCTGGGCGGACCCGATCGAGGGGACCCGCGACCCCGTCCTGGCCGAACGCCTCTCGCGCCTGGTGCGGCCCTTCCTGCTGCGGCGACGCAAGTCCGACCCGGGGATCGCTCCCGAGCTGCCGCCCAAGACCGTGACCGACCAGGTCGTGCCGCTCACGGCCGAGCAGGTCGGGCTCTACGAGGACGCCGTGCGATCGGCGCTCGAGGACATCGACCGCGCCGAGGGCATGGGGCGCCGCGCCATGATCGGCGGCCTGCTCACGCACCTCAAGCAGATCTGCAACCACCCGGCCCAGTACCTGCACGAGGAGGACCCCCGGCTGGCGGGACGCTCGGGCAAGCTCGACGCGTTCACCGAGCTCGTCACGACCGTCCGGGCCGAGGAGGGCGCGATCCTCGTGTTCACGCAGTACGTCGCGATGGCCCGTCTCCTGGAGTCCTACCTCGCGCGCCGCGGCGTGCCGACGATGCTGCTGCACGGCGGGACCCCCGTGGCGCAGCGCGAGCAGATGGTCGCGCGCTTCCAGGCGACCGAAGCGATGCCGCCCGTGTTCCTGCTGTCCCTCAAGGCCGCGGGGACGGGCCTCAACCTCACGCGAGCCGACCACGTCATCCACTTCGACCGCTGGTGGAACCCGGCCGTCGAGGAGCAGGCGACCGACCGGGCCTACCGGATCGGGCAGACACGGCCCGTCCAGGTGCACCGCCTGACCAGCGAAGGAACCATCGAGGAGCACATCGCGCGCATGATCGAGTCGAAGAGGGAGCTCGCCGACGCCGTGCTGGGTGCCGGGGGCGTCGAGGGCGCCATCTCCGAGCTGAGCACCACGGAGCTCGCGGAGCTGGTATCGCTGCGGAGCGCCGACGGCGACGTGCTGACCGAGGGCGAAGGCCGGTCGACCGGCGGCGACGAGAGGGGGCGCCCGTGA
- a CDS encoding SWIM zinc finger family protein: MSAVGFPAFPPTGTATKGAVRRGQSWWARAWVRAMEEFALDAGPLKKGRAYARTGRVGSITVSPGAVQARVQDDDGEMYHTVVSLEPLTDEEWDRFLRTLASRSGRLAALLTGEMPRDVVAAAVDADVTLLPGIGDLEPECDCPTWDLPCLHAAALSYQAGWLLDADPFVLFLLRGRSREQVLDALRGLSSPDPAPAPSPPPAGAAPDPADAAASDEGTGAAPSGVRVLGELPPPPDVPEPPAATELLPGVPDRTADGTAVDLDGLRAVLAAAALAAAERLTALDR; this comes from the coding sequence GTGAGCGCCGTGGGGTTCCCCGCCTTCCCCCCGACGGGCACGGCGACCAAGGGTGCCGTCCGTCGTGGCCAGTCGTGGTGGGCACGCGCCTGGGTCCGGGCGATGGAGGAGTTCGCCCTGGACGCGGGGCCGCTCAAGAAGGGACGCGCCTACGCCCGGACAGGGCGCGTGGGGTCGATCACGGTCAGCCCGGGAGCCGTACAAGCACGTGTACAAGACGATGATGGCGAGATGTACCACACGGTCGTCTCGCTCGAACCGCTGACCGACGAGGAGTGGGACCGCTTCCTGCGCACCCTCGCATCGCGGTCCGGGCGGCTCGCCGCACTGCTCACGGGCGAGATGCCCCGCGACGTCGTGGCCGCCGCGGTCGACGCCGACGTCACCCTGCTCCCGGGGATCGGCGACCTCGAGCCCGAGTGCGACTGCCCCACCTGGGACCTCCCCTGCCTGCACGCGGCGGCGCTCAGCTACCAGGCGGGCTGGCTGCTCGACGCCGACCCCTTCGTGCTCTTCCTCCTGCGCGGACGATCCCGCGAGCAGGTCCTCGACGCGCTGCGCGGGCTGTCGTCGCCGGACCCGGCTCCCGCTCCGTCACCCCCGCCGGCGGGGGCCGCACCCGACCCGGCCGACGCCGCGGCGAGCGACGAGGGAACGGGAGCTGCGCCGTCGGGCGTGCGGGTCCTCGGCGAGCTGCCCCCACCACCCGACGTCCCCGAACCTCCTGCCGCCACCGAGCTCCTGCCCGGCGTGCCCGACCGCACGGCGGACGGGACAGCCGTCGACCTCGACGGCCTGCGGGCCGTGCTCGCCGCAGCAGCCCTCGCGGCGGCCGAGAGGCTCACCGCCCTGGACCGCTGA
- the rlmC gene encoding 23S rRNA (uracil(747)-C(5))-methyltransferase RlmC, whose product MQCPHFDAHECRSCTLMGQGYAAQLADKQRHAGELLAAHADLRWERPVASRESGFRNKAKMVVAGTVERPTLGILDAGGRGVDLQDCGLYPADLQAVFPVLADFVTRAGLTPYDVATRRGELKNLLVTQSPDGELMVRFVLRSQEPVSRLRKHLPSLLDELPQARVVSVNILPEHKAALEGEQEILLTEADTLTMRVNGIEMHLRQQSFFQTNTEVAAALYRQGREWVDEAAPASVWDLYCGVGGFALHCATPGRQVVGIESSREAIVSAERSAAQAGLDDVTFEAGDATAFALAAQHAPDLVIVNPPRRGIGAELAGWLESSSVQRVVYSSCNAVSLARDLAAMPSLRPVRGRVLDMFPQTTHYEVMVLLERAA is encoded by the coding sequence ATGCAGTGCCCCCACTTCGACGCCCACGAGTGCCGTTCGTGCACCCTCATGGGCCAGGGCTACGCCGCGCAGCTCGCCGACAAGCAGCGGCACGCGGGCGAGCTCCTCGCGGCGCACGCGGACCTGCGGTGGGAGCGGCCGGTCGCGAGCCGCGAGTCGGGCTTCCGCAACAAGGCCAAGATGGTCGTGGCCGGCACGGTCGAGCGCCCGACGCTCGGCATCCTCGACGCGGGCGGCCGCGGTGTGGACCTCCAGGACTGCGGCCTGTACCCGGCCGACCTCCAGGCCGTCTTCCCCGTCCTCGCGGACTTCGTCACGCGGGCGGGCCTCACGCCCTACGACGTGGCCACCCGGCGCGGCGAGCTCAAGAACCTTCTGGTCACGCAGTCCCCGGACGGCGAGCTCATGGTGCGGTTCGTGCTCCGTTCGCAGGAGCCGGTCTCGCGCCTGCGCAAGCACCTGCCGAGCCTGCTCGACGAGCTGCCGCAGGCCCGCGTGGTGTCGGTCAACATCCTGCCCGAGCACAAGGCTGCGCTCGAGGGCGAGCAGGAGATCCTGCTGACCGAGGCCGACACCCTGACCATGCGGGTCAACGGCATCGAGATGCACCTGCGTCAGCAGAGCTTCTTCCAGACGAACACCGAGGTCGCCGCGGCCCTGTACCGCCAGGGGCGCGAGTGGGTCGACGAGGCCGCGCCGGCGAGCGTCTGGGACCTGTACTGCGGCGTGGGCGGTTTCGCGCTGCACTGTGCGACGCCGGGACGTCAGGTGGTCGGGATCGAGTCGAGCCGCGAGGCGATCGTGAGCGCCGAGCGCAGCGCGGCCCAGGCCGGGCTCGACGACGTGACGTTCGAGGCCGGCGACGCCACGGCGTTCGCCCTCGCGGCCCAGCACGCCCCTGACCTCGTGATCGTGAACCCGCCGCGGCGCGGGATCGGAGCCGAGCTCGCGGGCTGGCTCGAGTCCTCGTCGGTGCAGCGCGTCGTCTACTCGAGCTGCAACGCGGTGTCGTTGGCGCGAGACCTCGCGGCCATGCCGTCGCTGCGCCCCGTGCGTGGTCGGGTGCTCGACATGTTCCCGCAGACGACGCACTACGAGGTCATGGTCCTGCTCGAGCGTGCGGCCTGA
- a CDS encoding putative protein N(5)-glutamine methyltransferase produces MSPSDVVSTLRAAGCVFAEEEADLLRAAATSAAELDAMVASRVAGLPLEQVLGWAEFCGLRILVEPTVFVPRRRTEVLAALASGLTAEHATVVDLCCGTGALGAALLAAHPGIDLHAADIDPAAVRCARRNLHGQVHEGDLYNALPARLHGIVDVLVVNAPYVPTAAIETMPPEARVHEARVALDGGHDGLDVHRRVAADAAAWLAPRGHLLIETSERQAPVAVGLFERAGLQARVETDDELGATVVIGEKP; encoded by the coding sequence ATGAGCCCGTCAGACGTCGTGTCCACCCTGCGTGCTGCGGGGTGCGTGTTCGCCGAGGAGGAGGCCGACCTCCTCCGTGCGGCCGCGACGTCCGCAGCAGAGCTGGACGCGATGGTGGCGAGCCGGGTCGCGGGACTGCCCCTGGAGCAGGTTCTCGGCTGGGCGGAGTTCTGCGGGCTGCGCATCCTGGTTGAGCCCACGGTGTTCGTGCCGCGACGACGCACGGAGGTCCTCGCCGCGCTCGCGAGCGGGCTCACGGCGGAGCACGCGACGGTCGTGGACCTGTGCTGCGGCACGGGCGCGCTGGGGGCGGCGCTGCTCGCGGCGCACCCGGGCATCGACCTGCACGCGGCCGACATCGATCCCGCCGCAGTGCGCTGCGCCCGCCGGAACCTCCACGGACAAGTGCACGAGGGGGACTTGTACAACGCCCTGCCGGCCCGTCTGCACGGGATCGTCGACGTCCTCGTCGTGAACGCTCCCTACGTCCCGACCGCCGCGATCGAGACCATGCCGCCCGAGGCGAGGGTCCACGAGGCGCGGGTCGCGCTCGACGGCGGCCACGACGGCCTCGACGTGCATCGCCGCGTCGCCGCGGACGCGGCGGCCTGGCTGGCACCACGCGGCCACCTCCTGATCGAGACGAGCGAGCGGCAGGCACCGGTCGCGGTCGGGCTCTTCGAGCGCGCGGGACTTCAGGCGCGCGTCGAGACCGACGACGAGCTCGGGGCGACGGTCGTGATCGGCGAGAAGCCGTAG
- a CDS encoding M18 family aminopeptidase — protein sequence MPDDAAPAPARPTSPVVATPRGPSPQARAHAEDLARFVETSPSSFHAAHEVARRAVEAGFTLLDEADPWPQRAAGGRYVVVRDGAVIAWVTPAGAGPTTPFAILGAHTDSPGFKLKPTPTTGREGWWQAGVEVYGGPLLNSWLDRELELAGRLVTLDGRSHLVRTGPLLRIPQLAIHLDRAANDGLKLDKQRHTQPVWGLGALGAPDADLLALLAEHAGVRAAEVGGYDLVVADTQAPRIFGAHEELLASGRLDNLLSVHAGLVALLEVSAGNPADEGGPGHPVGPSGQAPIAVLAAFDHEEIGSETRSGASGPFLADVLSRIGDGFGASNEDRHRALAGSLCVSSDVGHSVHPNYPERHDPANRPVAGGGPILKINANQRYATDAHGAAAWAAACAAAGVPSQEFVSENTVPCGSTIGPLTATRLGIRTVDVGAPILSMHSARELTAVADPYYLSRAIGRVLAG from the coding sequence ATGCCCGACGACGCAGCCCCCGCCCCCGCCCGTCCCACCTCCCCCGTGGTCGCCACCCCACGGGGCCCGTCCCCGCAGGCGCGAGCCCACGCGGAGGACCTCGCGCGATTCGTCGAGACGTCGCCCTCGTCCTTCCACGCGGCCCACGAGGTCGCACGCCGCGCCGTCGAGGCAGGCTTCACGCTGCTCGACGAGGCCGACCCCTGGCCGCAACGGGCCGCCGGGGGCCGCTACGTCGTCGTACGGGACGGTGCGGTCATCGCATGGGTCACACCCGCCGGGGCAGGCCCGACGACGCCCTTCGCGATCCTCGGAGCGCACACCGACTCCCCCGGCTTCAAGCTCAAGCCCACGCCCACCACGGGACGCGAGGGCTGGTGGCAGGCCGGCGTCGAGGTCTACGGCGGACCCCTGCTCAACTCGTGGCTCGACCGCGAGCTCGAGCTCGCCGGACGGCTCGTGACGCTCGACGGCCGCAGCCACCTCGTGCGCACCGGGCCCCTGCTGCGCATCCCGCAGCTCGCGATCCACCTCGACCGCGCCGCGAACGACGGCCTGAAGCTCGACAAGCAGCGCCACACGCAGCCCGTGTGGGGCCTCGGCGCGCTCGGCGCCCCGGACGCCGACCTGCTCGCGCTCCTCGCCGAGCACGCGGGGGTCCGGGCCGCGGAGGTCGGCGGGTACGACCTCGTCGTGGCCGACACGCAGGCGCCGCGGATCTTCGGCGCGCACGAGGAGCTGCTCGCCTCGGGACGGCTCGACAACCTGCTCTCGGTCCATGCGGGGCTCGTCGCGCTGCTGGAGGTGTCGGCCGGGAACCCGGCCGACGAGGGCGGTCCCGGCCACCCCGTCGGCCCGAGCGGCCAGGCACCGATCGCCGTCCTCGCGGCGTTCGACCACGAGGAGATCGGCAGCGAGACCCGCTCGGGGGCCAGCGGGCCGTTCCTCGCGGACGTCCTGTCGCGCATCGGCGACGGGTTCGGGGCGAGCAACGAGGACCGGCACCGGGCGCTCGCGGGGTCGCTGTGCGTGTCGAGCGACGTCGGGCACTCGGTCCACCCCAACTATCCCGAGCGTCACGACCCGGCGAACCGCCCCGTGGCGGGCGGCGGGCCCATCCTCAAGATCAACGCCAACCAGCGGTACGCGACCGACGCCCACGGCGCCGCCGCCTGGGCAGCTGCCTGTGCGGCGGCCGGGGTGCCGAGCCAGGAGTTCGTCTCGGAGAACACGGTGCCGTGCGGGTCGACGATCGGGCCGCTGACCGCGACCCGCCTCGGCATCCGGACGGTCGACGTCGGCGCGCCGATCCTCTCGATGCACTCCGCGCGCGAGCTCACGGCGGTCGCGGACCCGTACTACCTGTCCCGCGCGATCGGGCGGGTGCTCGCGGGCTGA
- a CDS encoding DEAD/DEAH box helicase — translation MTHVEHLPGRPGRQADWPVWADASLVAGYRSMGVERPWVHQVEAAEAAWSGRHVALATSTGSGKSLAFWLPALSAVRADRAAETLAPGRIESARTRGTVLYLSPTKALAADQVNGLQRLLDASRAGDVKVSTCDGDTSFEERKWVQEYADVVLTNPDFLHFALLPNHRRWARFLRNLRYVVVDEGHSYRGVFGAHVALVLRRLARLSAHYAPAPPSTPAGLSEPASRRGHARSDSTATRGLTFVVASATTADPAVSAGRLIGVPPEQIVTVDADTSPAGRRTFALWQPPEVLGYEAARARAATADDPAAESLLTPQLTDPTAHDASMLPGLTNDPDEPATPGDPPERPRRSATAEVADLLADLTAAGARTLAFTRSRRGAESVATQTQDHLRVVSPQLARRVAAYRGGYLPEERRALEQALRSGAIRGLATTNALELGVDISGLDAVLIAGWPGTRMSVWQQAGRAGRAGADGLVAFVAREDPLDTYLVHHPEAIFAAPLEATVFDPANPYVLAPHLCAAAAEVPLRQSDLPVFGDPAAVTELLGVLVARGALRRRASGWYWTHARSAAAMTDLRGSGGSPVRVVETGTGRLLGTVDAGSADGSVHDGAVYVHQGVSYVVESLDLRDGVALVARRDVDFGTWSRSVTEITIHGIRDEEPGEDPAAVPGGEPPSDGPTAEPTPGDQPPVPQGTAPNDTAHPAIHRWWGPIGWGFGPVEVTNQVVSFQRRRLPDLQILGTEPLDLPEHTLPTTAVWWTVPAEVLDAAGIDADTAPGALHAAEHASIGLLPLLATCDRWDLGGVSTAMHVDTEQATVFVYDAYPGGAGFAERGFHLGATWLRATRAAISRCPCADGCPACVQSPKCGNFNHPLDKAAAVRLLDAVLAYAPSE, via the coding sequence ATGACGCACGTCGAGCACCTGCCCGGACGCCCCGGCCGCCAGGCGGACTGGCCCGTCTGGGCCGACGCCTCGCTCGTCGCGGGCTACCGCTCGATGGGCGTCGAGCGGCCCTGGGTGCACCAGGTCGAGGCGGCAGAGGCCGCCTGGTCGGGTCGGCACGTCGCACTCGCGACCTCGACCGGTTCGGGCAAGTCGCTCGCGTTCTGGCTCCCCGCGCTCAGCGCGGTGCGTGCCGACCGCGCCGCCGAGACCCTGGCCCCCGGCCGGATCGAGAGCGCCCGGACACGCGGCACGGTCCTCTACCTGAGCCCGACCAAGGCTCTCGCAGCCGACCAGGTGAACGGTCTCCAGCGACTTCTCGACGCGTCGCGCGCGGGCGACGTCAAGGTCTCGACGTGCGACGGGGACACCTCGTTCGAGGAGCGCAAGTGGGTCCAGGAGTACGCCGACGTCGTGCTGACCAACCCCGACTTCCTGCACTTCGCGCTCCTGCCGAACCACCGGCGCTGGGCACGGTTCCTGCGCAACCTGCGCTACGTCGTCGTCGACGAGGGGCATTCCTACCGGGGGGTGTTCGGGGCGCACGTGGCCCTGGTGCTGCGACGGCTCGCACGGCTCTCGGCGCACTACGCCCCGGCGCCCCCGTCGACTCCCGCCGGACTGTCAGAACCAGCGAGCCGTCGAGGTCACGCGCGTTCTGACAGCACCGCCACCAGGGGCCTCACGTTCGTCGTCGCGTCGGCCACGACGGCGGACCCCGCGGTCAGCGCGGGTCGGCTCATCGGGGTCCCGCCCGAGCAGATCGTGACGGTCGATGCCGACACGAGCCCCGCCGGGCGCAGGACGTTCGCGCTGTGGCAGCCGCCCGAGGTCCTGGGCTACGAGGCCGCACGGGCTCGCGCCGCCACGGCGGACGACCCCGCCGCCGAGTCCCTCCTGACCCCGCAGCTCACGGACCCCACGGCCCACGACGCCTCGATGCTCCCCGGCCTGACGAACGACCCCGACGAACCGGCGACCCCGGGCGACCCGCCGGAGCGCCCGCGCCGGTCGGCCACGGCAGAGGTCGCGGACCTCCTGGCCGACCTCACGGCCGCAGGCGCCCGGACCCTTGCCTTCACCCGCTCGCGTCGCGGCGCCGAGTCCGTCGCGACCCAGACCCAGGACCACCTGCGCGTCGTCTCGCCCCAGCTCGCGCGCCGCGTCGCGGCCTATCGCGGCGGGTATCTGCCCGAGGAGCGGCGAGCGCTCGAGCAGGCGCTGCGCAGCGGTGCGATCCGGGGTCTCGCAACCACCAACGCGCTCGAGCTGGGCGTCGACATCTCGGGTCTCGACGCGGTGCTCATCGCGGGCTGGCCGGGCACGCGCATGTCGGTCTGGCAGCAGGCCGGGCGCGCGGGGCGGGCGGGGGCCGACGGCCTGGTCGCGTTCGTCGCACGCGAGGACCCGCTCGACACCTACCTCGTGCACCACCCCGAGGCGATCTTCGCGGCTCCCCTGGAGGCGACGGTCTTCGACCCCGCCAACCCGTACGTCCTCGCGCCGCACCTGTGCGCGGCCGCCGCGGAGGTCCCCCTCCGGCAGTCGGACCTCCCCGTGTTCGGCGACCCCGCCGCGGTGACCGAGCTCCTGGGGGTGCTGGTCGCACGAGGTGCGCTGCGCCGTCGGGCGTCCGGGTGGTACTGGACCCACGCCCGGTCCGCCGCCGCGATGACGGACCTGCGGGGCTCGGGCGGCTCGCCCGTGCGCGTCGTCGAGACCGGCACGGGCCGCCTGCTCGGCACCGTCGACGCCGGGTCCGCCGACGGCTCGGTCCACGACGGTGCGGTCTACGTGCACCAGGGCGTGAGCTACGTCGTGGAGTCGCTCGACCTGCGCGACGGGGTCGCGCTCGTGGCGCGCCGCGACGTCGACTTCGGGACGTGGTCGCGCTCGGTCACGGAGATCACGATCCACGGCATCCGCGACGAGGAGCCGGGCGAGGACCCGGCTGCGGTCCCCGGTGGGGAGCCCCCGAGCGACGGCCCGACGGCGGAGCCCACCCCGGGCGACCAGCCGCCCGTCCCGCAGGGCACGGCCCCGAACGACACCGCGCACCCCGCGATCCACCGCTGGTGGGGGCCGATCGGCTGGGGGTTCGGGCCGGTCGAGGTGACGAACCAGGTCGTGAGCTTCCAGCGGCGACGACTGCCCGACCTGCAGATCCTGGGCACCGAACCGCTCGACCTGCCCGAGCACACCCTCCCGACCACGGCCGTCTGGTGGACGGTCCCCGCCGAGGTCCTCGACGCGGCGGGCATCGACGCCGACACGGCGCCGGGCGCTCTGCACGCGGCCGAGCACGCGTCGATCGGGCTCCTCCCCCTGCTCGCGACCTGCGACCGCTGGGACCTGGGCGGGGTGTCGACCGCGATGCACGTCGACACCGAGCAGGCCACGGTCTTCGTGTACGACGCGTACCCGGGCGGCGCGGGCTTCGCCGAGCGCGGTTTCCACCTGGGCGCGACGTGGCTGCGTGCGACGCGGGCCGCGATCTCGCGCTGCCCGTGCGCGGACGGCTGCCCCGCGTGCGTGCAGTCGCCCAAGTGCGGCAACTTCAACCACCCGCTCGACAAGGCTGCGGCGGTCCGCCTGCTCGACGCGGTGCTCGCGTACGCGCCGTCCGAGTGA
- a CDS encoding Rv3654c family TadE-like protein, which translates to MSPRDRGSGTVLALGLVAVVLVLGLALAALASAQGARGRAQAAADLAALAAATALQQGWEACPTAQETAERNGAVVVACVEQGGGVVRVDVTREATGWGGALGTARAAARAGPASAR; encoded by the coding sequence GTGAGCCCTCGCGACCGCGGGTCGGGGACCGTGCTCGCGCTCGGACTCGTCGCCGTGGTGCTCGTCCTGGGGCTCGCCCTCGCGGCACTCGCCTCGGCCCAGGGGGCCCGCGGCAGGGCGCAGGCGGCGGCCGACCTCGCAGCGCTCGCCGCGGCGACCGCCCTCCAGCAAGGGTGGGAGGCCTGCCCGACGGCGCAGGAGACCGCAGAGCGCAACGGCGCTGTGGTCGTGGCGTGCGTCGAGCAGGGCGGCGGGGTGGTCAGAGTCGACGTCACGCGCGAGGCGACGGGGTGGGGCGGAGCGCTGGGCACGGCACGTGCGGCAGCACGCGCGGGACCGGCGTCGGCGCGGTGA
- a CDS encoding TadE family type IV pilus minor pilin: MTAISVRWRLGRRFRDRERGTVTAELALALPAVVLVLVAVLTLAAAANAQLQAADAARAAARAVAIGEDDAAVRAVVGQVAGADATVTVTRGDPWVEVRVARPVVGGWLSRSPLQARGAAVAWSEP, encoded by the coding sequence GTGACGGCCATCAGCGTGCGGTGGCGGCTCGGGCGCAGGTTCCGCGACCGTGAGCGCGGCACCGTGACCGCCGAGCTCGCGCTCGCGCTGCCAGCGGTCGTCCTCGTGCTGGTGGCCGTCCTCACGCTCGCCGCGGCGGCGAACGCGCAGCTCCAGGCCGCCGACGCCGCGCGCGCCGCAGCCCGGGCCGTCGCGATCGGCGAGGACGACGCGGCGGTGCGCGCCGTCGTGGGGCAGGTGGCCGGGGCCGACGCCACGGTGACCGTCACGCGCGGCGACCCGTGGGTCGAGGTGCGGGTCGCCAGACCGGTGGTGGGTGGCTGGTTGTCGCGCTCTCCGCTCCAGGCACGCGGGGCCGCGGTCGCGTGGTCCGAGCCGTGA
- a CDS encoding DUF4244 domain-containing protein, with the protein MQAVHGARAGWAGLLARVRGEDPEAGLATAEYAVATIAAVGFAGLLIAILKSGEVREMLLGIIQRALSIG; encoded by the coding sequence ATGCAGGCTGTGCACGGAGCGAGAGCGGGGTGGGCGGGGTTGCTCGCCCGCGTCCGCGGCGAGGACCCGGAGGCCGGTCTCGCGACCGCCGAGTACGCGGTGGCCACCATCGCGGCGGTCGGGTTCGCCGGCCTGCTCATCGCGATCCTCAAGAGCGGCGAGGTGCGCGAGATGCTGCTCGGCATCATCCAGCGCGCCCTGTCGATCGGGTGA